One part of the Denticeps clupeoides chromosome 16, fDenClu1.1, whole genome shotgun sequence genome encodes these proteins:
- the madd gene encoding MAP kinase-activating death domain protein isoform X17, with the protein MEKKKMCPRLLDYLVVVGARQPSSDSVAQTPQLLRRYPLEDHADFPLPPDVVFFCQPEGCLSIRQRRVSLRDDSSFVFTLTDKDSGVVRYGICVNFYRSFQRGHHRPRTDKGDKGPLAETAVEATEKSDLPADELVPPPASGDAFPPGDLGTGRSPRQRRKPRVAPRNRNSTLTSLCMLSHYPFFSTFRECLYILKRMVDCCSHRLTQRTGLPKGTQRDTMWRVFTGALSVEEKEKGSQLLQDLREVESWVYRLLRSPVPVATLRRVDVEVLPHDMQPPLTFALPDSSRFSLVDFPLHLPLELLGVDACLQVLTCILLEHKVVLQSRDYNALSMSVMAFVAMIYPLEYMFPVIPLLPTCMASAEQLLLAPTPYIIGVPASFFLYKSDFKMPDDVWLVDLDCNKVIAPTNAEILPPLPEPESSELKKHLKQLLQVNQCLVRLTVITQKQIFASDSKALASMSLNTQPILNLEKFQEGQELPLLPPGRDKASPSSTEFNPLIYGNDVDSVDVATRVAMVRFFNSPNVLQGFQMHTRTLRLFPRPVVAFQATSFLASRPRRSPFAEKLSHTQAVEYYGEWALNPSNLAFQRIHNNVYDPSLIGDKPKWYAHQLQPVYYRVYDGSSQLAEAMSRPLEDEGNYSDPTDDSPVCFSGSDSEAYDSSSSYSSLGDFVNEMIRGDIQGDTPNVDPLTHAALGDASEVEFHDFQEYKEEGSDRMAEGEGSADTAEGQPLRSSSSTTASSSPSTVIQGANHEQTEPGEMEASASAVLQNSVPGLAVPPFTRPTPDPVPMDAANKKKEYDNPYFEPQYGFPTDDDADNEEQEESYTPRFNQNLNGNKLQRPLRPSSLRLPGESDGEGDSRNSSPNSTISNNSSDGFGGLMSFASNLYKNHGTSFSLSNLALPNKAAREKATPFPSLKEYFNFDLEQEMDEDDDDDDDDDDAESPVFGLNSLMEIITEVGPGSGEGARAPRALVDQKSSVIKHSPTVKRESPSPQGRANNTSENQQFLKEVVQSVLDGQGVGWLNMKKVRRLLENEQLRVFVLSKLNRAVQSEEDARQEVIRDVEVSRKVYKGMLDLLKCTVSSLEHSYTNAGLGGMASVFSLLEIARTHYQTKDPEKRKRSPTEGSSSPGSKESPSGRMESARAAGVLLVPRLQLPPPSSGKGARHFDTRSLNEENFIASIELWSKHQDNRKQNALDKEQRAEAAKHRVEGGDTEEKKSQISADSGLSVTSGSQKSDTESLASSEPPALTRSTSQDSEASTVVSNSSGETLGADSDLSSTAGDCLGGRVPPHLTLSRGTLSDSEIETNPATSSVFGKTHQLKPGVKEAAGPLTRGVPSAPIEDVSMRIYLCEGLLGKERSTLWDQLQFWEDAFLDAVMLEREGMGMDQGPQEMIDRYLSLGDHDRKRLEDDEDRLLATLLHNMIAYMLMMKVNKNDIRKKVRRLMGKSHIGLTHSQEINDILDRLANLSGRELPIRPSGSRHIKKQTFVVHAGTDTTGDIFFMEVCDDCIVLRSNIGTVYERWWYEKLINMTYCPKTKVLCLWRRNGQETQLNKFYTKKCRELYYCVKDSMERAAARQQSIKPGPELGGEFPVQDMKSGEGGLLQVTLEGINLKFMHSQVFIELNHIKKCNTVKGVFVLEEFVPETKEVVIHKYKTPMAHQICYSVLCLFSYMAAVKGKEAEGKPKMLSPRPLAS; encoded by the exons atggagaaaaagaaaatgtgtcccCGCCTCCTGGACTACCTGGTTGTGGTTGGTGCCAG GCAGCCCAGCAGTGACAGCGTGGCCCAGACACCTCAGCTCCTGCGCAGGTATCCACTGGAGGATCACGCAGACTTTCCGCTGCCTCCGGATGTGGTGTTCTTCTGTCAGCCTGAGGGCTGCCTCAGCATCCGACAGCGCCGAGTCAGCCTCCGTGATGACTCCTCGTTTGTCTTCACTCTTACCGACAAAGACTCTGGCGTTGTTCGCTATGGAATCTGTGTCAACTTTTACCGCTCCTTTCAAAGGGGGCACCACCGCCCCAGGACAGACAAAG GGGACAAGGGACCTTTAGCAGAGACTGCGGTTGAGGCCACAGAAAAATCTGACCTCCCTGCTGATGAGCTTGTCCCCCCGCCTGCCAGTGGAGATGCatttccccctggagacttgGGAACGGGCAGGTCCCCTCGGCAAAGACGCAAACCCAGGGTGGCCCCTCGGAACCGAAACAgcactttgacttcactctgcATGCTCAGCCACTACCCATTCTTCTCCACCTTCAGGGAGTGCCTGTACATCCTGAAGCGCATGGTAGACTGCTGCAGCCACCGGCTCACACAGCGCACGGGCCTGCCCAAGGGCACTCAGAG GGACACCATGTGGCGTGTTTTTACGGGTGCGCTCTCTgtagaggagaaggagaagggcaGCCAGCTGCTGCAGGACTTGCGGGAGGTGGAATCGTGGGTGTACCGCCTGCTTCGTTCGCCCGTGCCCGTAGCCACCTTGCGCCGCGTGGACGTGGAAGTGCTGCCTCACGACATGCAGCCACCCCTTACCTTTGCCCTCCCCGACTCTTCTCGATTCAGCCTGGTGGACTTCCCACTCCACCTTCCCCTGGAGTTGCTGGGTGTGGATGCATGTCTGCAGGTTCTCACCTGCATTTTGCTGGAACATAAG GTGGTTTTGCAGTCTCGGGACTACAACGCTCTGTCCATGAGTGTCATGGCATTTGTAGCTATGATCTACCCCTTAGAGTACATGTTTCCTGTCATCCCCCTGCTTCCCACATGCATGGCTTCTGCTGAACAG CTTCTTCTTGCTCCAACTCCTTACATCATTGGTGTCCCAGCCAGCTTTTTCCTTTACAAGTCGGATTTTAAGATGCCAGATGATGTCTGGCTAGTTGATCTTGACTGCAACAAG GTTATTGCGCCAACCAACGCTGAAATACTGCCCCCCCTCCCAGAGCCTGAGTCATCAGAACTGAAGAAACACCTGAAGCAG CTCTTACAGGTAAACCAG TGTCTGGTTAGATTGACTGTGATCACCCAAAAGCAGATCTTCGCCTCCGACTCTAAG GCCTTGGCCAGCATGAGCTTGAACACCCAGCCCATCCTCAACCTGGAGAAATTTCAGGAGGGACAGGAACtacctcttcttcctcctggcAGAGACAAGGCTTCACCATCATCGACAGAGTTCAACCCGCTCATATATGGGAATGACGTGGACTCTGTGGATGTCGCAACAAg GGTTGCCATGGTGAGGTTCTTCAATTCCCCAAATGTGCTGCAAGGGTTCCAGATGCACACACGTACCCTGCGCCTGTTCCCTCGCCCTGTGGTGGCATTCCAGGCAACCTCGTTCCTAGCCTCCCGGCCTCGGCGCTCTCCCTTTGCTGAAAAGCTGTCACACACTCAGGCTGTGGAATATTATGGAGAATGGGCCCTAAACCCGTCAAACCTTGCATTTCAGAGAATCCACAACA ATGTGTATGACCCCTCTTTGATCGGAGACAAGCCCAAGTGGTATGCTCACCAACTTCAGCCTGTGTATTACCGGGTGTATGATGGCTCGTCCCAGCTGGCAGAAGCCATGAGCAGACCATTGGAGGATGAGGGAAATTATTCAGACCCCACTGATGACAG tcctGTGTGTTTCAGTGGCAGCGACAGTGAGGCCTATGACTCCAGCTCTTCATACTCTTCTCTTGGGGACTTTGTGAATGAAATGATCAGGGGCGACATTCAGGGAGACACTCCAA ATGTGGACCCACTTACACATGCTGCATTAGGGGATGCCAGTGAAGTTGAGTTCCATGACTTCCAGGAGTATAAGGAGGAGGGGTCTGACCGCATGGCTGAAGGAGAGGGCTCTGCCGACACTGCAGAGGGGCAACCTCTGCGTTCAAGCTCTAGCACCACCGCCAGCTCCAGCCCAAGCACAGTCATCCAGGGAGCAAATCAT GAACAGACAGAGCCTGGGGAGATGGAGGCTTCAGCAAGTGCTGTTCTCCAAAACTCTGTCCCTGGATTGGCTGTTCCACCTTTTACAAGACCCACCCCAGATCCTGTGCCTATGGATGCAGCCAATAAGAAGAAAGAATATGACAACCCATACTTTGAGCCACAATATGGGTTCCCCACTGATGATGATGCAGACAACGAGGAGCAAGAAGAGAGCTACACACCCCGCTTCAACCAGAACCTCAATGGCAACAA GCTTCAGCGGCCCCTGAGGCCCAGCAGTCTAAGGCTGCCAGGAGAGTCTGATGGTGAGGGAGACTCCCGCAACAGCTCTCCCAATTCCACCATCTCCAACAACAGCAGCGACGGTTTTGGGGGCCTCATGTCTTTTGCCA GTAACCTGTATAAGAACCATGGCACAAGCTTCAGCCTGTCCAACCTGGCTCTGCCCAACAAGGCAGCGCGGGAGAAGGCCACCCCATTCCCCAGCCTCAAAG aatattttaattttgattTAGAGCAGGAAATGGATGAAG acgacgatgatgatgatgatgatgatgatgctgaaaGCCCGG TATTTGGGCTAAATTCTCTAATGGAGATTATAACAGAGGTCGGCCCGGGGAGCGGAGAAG GTGCCCGTGCTCCCAGAGCTCTGGTGGACCAGAAGTCATCGGTTATAAAGCACAGCCCCACTGTAAAGAGGGAGTCCCCCTCCCCGCAGGGCAGAGCCAACAACACCAG TGAGAACCAGCAGTTTCTGAAGGAGGTGGTGCAGAGTGTGCTGGACGGCCAGGGCGTCGGCTGGCTCAACATGAAGAAGGTACGCCGCTTGCTAGAGAATGAGCAGCTGCGCGTTTTTGTGCTAAGCAAACTCAACCGTGCAGTCCAGTCGGAAGAAGATGCCCGGCAGGAGGTCATCCGTGATGTG GAGGTGAGCAGGAAGGTGTACAAGGGGATGCTGGACTTGCTGAAGTGCACCGTGTCCAGTTTGGAGCACTCTTACACCAATGCAGGTCTGGGTGGTATGGCCAGTGTGTTCAGCCTTCTAGAGATTGCACGCacccactaccaaaccaaag ACCCGGAGAAGCGGAAGCGCAGCCCCACGGAGGGGTCAAGCAGCCCAGGCAGCAAAGAGAGTCCATCCGGTCGCATGGAGAGCGCCAGGGCTGCTGGCGTCCTCCTTGTGCCCCGACTCCAGCTGCCGCCCCCCTCCTCTGGGAAGGGGGCTCGTCACTTTGATACCCGGAGTCTGAACGAGGAGAATTTTATTGCATCTATTG AATTGTGGAGCAAGCACCAGGATAACAGAAAGCAAAATGCTTTGGATAAAGAACAGA GGGCGGAGGCTGCCAAACATCGTGTAGAGGGAGGAGACACTGAGGAGAAGAAGTCTCAAATAAGCGCGGATAGTGGTCTGAGTGTCACCTCTGGCTCACAG AAGAGTGATACTGAGTCTTTGGCTAGTTCTGAACCTCCAGCTCTTACAAGGAGCACCAGTCAGGATTCAGAGGCCAGCACAGTG GTCAGTAACAGCTCAGGGGAGACATTGGGGGCCGACAGTGACCTGAGCAGTACAGCAGGCGACTGTCTGGGTGGCAGGGTCCCTCCCCATCTCACCCTATCCAGAGGGACCCTCTCAGACAGTGAGATTGAAACCAACCCTGCCACcagctctgtgttt GGTAAAACCCACCAGCTAAAGCCAGGTGTGAAGGAGGCTGCAGGACCACTGACCAGAGGAGTTCCATCTGCTCCGATAGAGGATGTCAGCATGAGGATCTATCTGTGCGAGGGCCTGTTGG GCAAAGAGCGCTCTACACTGTGGGATCAGCTGCAGTTCTGGGAGGATGCATTTTTGGATGCAGTTATGCTGGAGAGAGAGGGCATGGGCATGGACCAGGGGCCACAGGAAATGATTGACAG GTACCTGTCTCTGGGGGATCATGATCGTAAACGTcttgaagatgatgaagaccGACTGCTGGCTACTCTGCTGCACAACATGATAGCCTACATGCTAATGATGAAG GTGAATAAGAATGACATTCGAAAGAAAGTCAGGCGTCTGATGGGAAAGTCCCACATTGGCCTGACCCACAGCCAGGAGATCAATGACATCCTCGACCGTCTGGCCAACTTG AGTGGCCGTGAACTTCCCATCAGGCCAAGTGGTAGCCGTCACATCAAAAAGCAGACTTttgtggtgcatgctgggactgATACCACAGGAGACATATTCTTTATGGAG GTGTGTGATGACTGCATCGTCCTGCGCAGCAACATTGGCACAGTATACGAGCGCTGGTGGTACGAGAAGCTCATCAACATGACTTACTGTCCTAAGACCAAGGTGCTGTGCTTGTGGAGGCGCAACGGCCAGGAGACACAGCTCAACAAGTTCTACACCAAGAAG TGTCGAGAACTGTATTACTGTGTGAAGGACAGTATGGAGAGGGCTGCAGCACGCCAGCAGAGTATTAAACCAG GGCCAGAGCTAGGGGGGGAGTTCCCTGTACAGGACATGAAGAGCGGAGAGGGCGGCCTGCTGCAGGTCACACTAGAAGGCATCAATCTCAAATTCATGCACAGCCAG GTTTTCATAGAGCTGAATCACATTAAAAAGTGCAATACTGTGAAGGGGGTCTTTGTCCTGGAGGAATTTG
- the madd gene encoding MAP kinase-activating death domain protein isoform X32, giving the protein MEKKKMCPRLLDYLVVVGARQPSSDSVAQTPQLLRRYPLEDHADFPLPPDVVFFCQPEGCLSIRQRRVSLRDDSSFVFTLTDKDSGVVRYGICVNFYRSFQRGHHRPRTDKGDKGPLAETAVEATEKSDLPADELVPPPASGDAFPPGDLGTGRSPRQRRKPRVAPRNRNSTLTSLCMLSHYPFFSTFRECLYILKRMVDCCSHRLTQRTGLPKGTQRDTMWRVFTGALSVEEKEKGSQLLQDLREVESWVYRLLRSPVPVATLRRVDVEVLPHDMQPPLTFALPDSSRFSLVDFPLHLPLELLGVDACLQVLTCILLEHKVVLQSRDYNALSMSVMAFVAMIYPLEYMFPVIPLLPTCMASAEQLLLAPTPYIIGVPASFFLYKSDFKMPDDVWLVDLDCNKVIAPTNAEILPPLPEPESSELKKHLKQLLQVNQCLVRLTVITQKQIFASDSKALASMSLNTQPILNLEKFQEGQELPLLPPGRDKASPSSTEFNPLIYGNDVDSVDVATRVAMVRFFNSPNVLQGFQMHTRTLRLFPRPVVAFQATSFLASRPRRSPFAEKLSHTQAVEYYGEWALNPSNLAFQRIHNNVYDPSLIGDKPKWYAHQLQPVYYRVYDGSSQLAEAMSRPLEDEGNYSDPTDDSPVCFSGSDSEAYDSSSSYSSLGDFVNEMIRGDIQGDTPNVDPLTHAALGDASEVEFHDFQEYKEEGSDRMAEGEGSADTAEGQPLRSSSSTTASSSPSTVIQGANHEQTEPGEMEASASAVLQNSVPGLAVPPFTRPTPDPVPMDAANKKKEYDNPYFEPQYGFPTDDDADNEEQEESYTPRFNQNLNGNKLQRPLRPSSLRLPGESDGEGDSRNSSPNSTISNNSSDGFGGLMSFASNLYKNHGTSFSLSNLALPNKAAREKATPFPSLKGARAPRALVDQKSSVIKHSPTVKRESPSPQGRANNTSENQQFLKEVVQSVLDGQGVGWLNMKKVRRLLENEQLRVFVLSKLNRAVQSEEDARQEVIRDVEVSRKVYKGMLDLLKCTVSSLEHSYTNAGLGGMASVFSLLEIARTHYQTKDPEKRKRSPTEGSSSPGSKESPSGRMESARAAGVLLVPRLQLPPPSSGKGARHFDTRSLNEENFIASIGAEAAKHRVEGGDTEEKKSQISADSGLSVTSGSQKSDTESLASSEPPALTRSTSQDSEASTVVSNSSGETLGADSDLSSTAGDCLGGRVPPHLTLSRGTLSDSEIETNPATSSVFGKTHQLKPGVKEAAGPLTRGVPSAPIEDVSMRIYLCEGLLGKERSTLWDQLQFWEDAFLDAVMLEREGMGMDQGPQEMIDRYLSLGDHDRKRLEDDEDRLLATLLHNMIAYMLMMKVNKNDIRKKVRRLMGKSHIGLTHSQEINDILDRLANLSGRELPIRPSGSRHIKKQTFVVHAGTDTTGDIFFMEVCDDCIVLRSNIGTVYERWWYEKLINMTYCPKTKVLCLWRRNGQETQLNKFYTKKCRELYYCVKDSMERAAARQQSIKPGPELGGEFPVQDMKSGEGGLLQVTLEGINLKFMHSQERKVFIELNHIKKCNTVKGVFVLEEFVPETKEVVIHKYKTPMAHQICYSVLCLFSYMAAVKGKEAEGKPKMLSPRPLAS; this is encoded by the exons atggagaaaaagaaaatgtgtcccCGCCTCCTGGACTACCTGGTTGTGGTTGGTGCCAG GCAGCCCAGCAGTGACAGCGTGGCCCAGACACCTCAGCTCCTGCGCAGGTATCCACTGGAGGATCACGCAGACTTTCCGCTGCCTCCGGATGTGGTGTTCTTCTGTCAGCCTGAGGGCTGCCTCAGCATCCGACAGCGCCGAGTCAGCCTCCGTGATGACTCCTCGTTTGTCTTCACTCTTACCGACAAAGACTCTGGCGTTGTTCGCTATGGAATCTGTGTCAACTTTTACCGCTCCTTTCAAAGGGGGCACCACCGCCCCAGGACAGACAAAG GGGACAAGGGACCTTTAGCAGAGACTGCGGTTGAGGCCACAGAAAAATCTGACCTCCCTGCTGATGAGCTTGTCCCCCCGCCTGCCAGTGGAGATGCatttccccctggagacttgGGAACGGGCAGGTCCCCTCGGCAAAGACGCAAACCCAGGGTGGCCCCTCGGAACCGAAACAgcactttgacttcactctgcATGCTCAGCCACTACCCATTCTTCTCCACCTTCAGGGAGTGCCTGTACATCCTGAAGCGCATGGTAGACTGCTGCAGCCACCGGCTCACACAGCGCACGGGCCTGCCCAAGGGCACTCAGAG GGACACCATGTGGCGTGTTTTTACGGGTGCGCTCTCTgtagaggagaaggagaagggcaGCCAGCTGCTGCAGGACTTGCGGGAGGTGGAATCGTGGGTGTACCGCCTGCTTCGTTCGCCCGTGCCCGTAGCCACCTTGCGCCGCGTGGACGTGGAAGTGCTGCCTCACGACATGCAGCCACCCCTTACCTTTGCCCTCCCCGACTCTTCTCGATTCAGCCTGGTGGACTTCCCACTCCACCTTCCCCTGGAGTTGCTGGGTGTGGATGCATGTCTGCAGGTTCTCACCTGCATTTTGCTGGAACATAAG GTGGTTTTGCAGTCTCGGGACTACAACGCTCTGTCCATGAGTGTCATGGCATTTGTAGCTATGATCTACCCCTTAGAGTACATGTTTCCTGTCATCCCCCTGCTTCCCACATGCATGGCTTCTGCTGAACAG CTTCTTCTTGCTCCAACTCCTTACATCATTGGTGTCCCAGCCAGCTTTTTCCTTTACAAGTCGGATTTTAAGATGCCAGATGATGTCTGGCTAGTTGATCTTGACTGCAACAAG GTTATTGCGCCAACCAACGCTGAAATACTGCCCCCCCTCCCAGAGCCTGAGTCATCAGAACTGAAGAAACACCTGAAGCAG CTCTTACAGGTAAACCAG TGTCTGGTTAGATTGACTGTGATCACCCAAAAGCAGATCTTCGCCTCCGACTCTAAG GCCTTGGCCAGCATGAGCTTGAACACCCAGCCCATCCTCAACCTGGAGAAATTTCAGGAGGGACAGGAACtacctcttcttcctcctggcAGAGACAAGGCTTCACCATCATCGACAGAGTTCAACCCGCTCATATATGGGAATGACGTGGACTCTGTGGATGTCGCAACAAg GGTTGCCATGGTGAGGTTCTTCAATTCCCCAAATGTGCTGCAAGGGTTCCAGATGCACACACGTACCCTGCGCCTGTTCCCTCGCCCTGTGGTGGCATTCCAGGCAACCTCGTTCCTAGCCTCCCGGCCTCGGCGCTCTCCCTTTGCTGAAAAGCTGTCACACACTCAGGCTGTGGAATATTATGGAGAATGGGCCCTAAACCCGTCAAACCTTGCATTTCAGAGAATCCACAACA ATGTGTATGACCCCTCTTTGATCGGAGACAAGCCCAAGTGGTATGCTCACCAACTTCAGCCTGTGTATTACCGGGTGTATGATGGCTCGTCCCAGCTGGCAGAAGCCATGAGCAGACCATTGGAGGATGAGGGAAATTATTCAGACCCCACTGATGACAG tcctGTGTGTTTCAGTGGCAGCGACAGTGAGGCCTATGACTCCAGCTCTTCATACTCTTCTCTTGGGGACTTTGTGAATGAAATGATCAGGGGCGACATTCAGGGAGACACTCCAA ATGTGGACCCACTTACACATGCTGCATTAGGGGATGCCAGTGAAGTTGAGTTCCATGACTTCCAGGAGTATAAGGAGGAGGGGTCTGACCGCATGGCTGAAGGAGAGGGCTCTGCCGACACTGCAGAGGGGCAACCTCTGCGTTCAAGCTCTAGCACCACCGCCAGCTCCAGCCCAAGCACAGTCATCCAGGGAGCAAATCAT GAACAGACAGAGCCTGGGGAGATGGAGGCTTCAGCAAGTGCTGTTCTCCAAAACTCTGTCCCTGGATTGGCTGTTCCACCTTTTACAAGACCCACCCCAGATCCTGTGCCTATGGATGCAGCCAATAAGAAGAAAGAATATGACAACCCATACTTTGAGCCACAATATGGGTTCCCCACTGATGATGATGCAGACAACGAGGAGCAAGAAGAGAGCTACACACCCCGCTTCAACCAGAACCTCAATGGCAACAA GCTTCAGCGGCCCCTGAGGCCCAGCAGTCTAAGGCTGCCAGGAGAGTCTGATGGTGAGGGAGACTCCCGCAACAGCTCTCCCAATTCCACCATCTCCAACAACAGCAGCGACGGTTTTGGGGGCCTCATGTCTTTTGCCA GTAACCTGTATAAGAACCATGGCACAAGCTTCAGCCTGTCCAACCTGGCTCTGCCCAACAAGGCAGCGCGGGAGAAGGCCACCCCATTCCCCAGCCTCAAAG GTGCCCGTGCTCCCAGAGCTCTGGTGGACCAGAAGTCATCGGTTATAAAGCACAGCCCCACTGTAAAGAGGGAGTCCCCCTCCCCGCAGGGCAGAGCCAACAACACCAG TGAGAACCAGCAGTTTCTGAAGGAGGTGGTGCAGAGTGTGCTGGACGGCCAGGGCGTCGGCTGGCTCAACATGAAGAAGGTACGCCGCTTGCTAGAGAATGAGCAGCTGCGCGTTTTTGTGCTAAGCAAACTCAACCGTGCAGTCCAGTCGGAAGAAGATGCCCGGCAGGAGGTCATCCGTGATGTG GAGGTGAGCAGGAAGGTGTACAAGGGGATGCTGGACTTGCTGAAGTGCACCGTGTCCAGTTTGGAGCACTCTTACACCAATGCAGGTCTGGGTGGTATGGCCAGTGTGTTCAGCCTTCTAGAGATTGCACGCacccactaccaaaccaaag ACCCGGAGAAGCGGAAGCGCAGCCCCACGGAGGGGTCAAGCAGCCCAGGCAGCAAAGAGAGTCCATCCGGTCGCATGGAGAGCGCCAGGGCTGCTGGCGTCCTCCTTGTGCCCCGACTCCAGCTGCCGCCCCCCTCCTCTGGGAAGGGGGCTCGTCACTTTGATACCCGGAGTCTGAACGAGGAGAATTTTATTGCATCTATTG GGGCGGAGGCTGCCAAACATCGTGTAGAGGGAGGAGACACTGAGGAGAAGAAGTCTCAAATAAGCGCGGATAGTGGTCTGAGTGTCACCTCTGGCTCACAG AAGAGTGATACTGAGTCTTTGGCTAGTTCTGAACCTCCAGCTCTTACAAGGAGCACCAGTCAGGATTCAGAGGCCAGCACAGTG GTCAGTAACAGCTCAGGGGAGACATTGGGGGCCGACAGTGACCTGAGCAGTACAGCAGGCGACTGTCTGGGTGGCAGGGTCCCTCCCCATCTCACCCTATCCAGAGGGACCCTCTCAGACAGTGAGATTGAAACCAACCCTGCCACcagctctgtgttt GGTAAAACCCACCAGCTAAAGCCAGGTGTGAAGGAGGCTGCAGGACCACTGACCAGAGGAGTTCCATCTGCTCCGATAGAGGATGTCAGCATGAGGATCTATCTGTGCGAGGGCCTGTTGG GCAAAGAGCGCTCTACACTGTGGGATCAGCTGCAGTTCTGGGAGGATGCATTTTTGGATGCAGTTATGCTGGAGAGAGAGGGCATGGGCATGGACCAGGGGCCACAGGAAATGATTGACAG GTACCTGTCTCTGGGGGATCATGATCGTAAACGTcttgaagatgatgaagaccGACTGCTGGCTACTCTGCTGCACAACATGATAGCCTACATGCTAATGATGAAG GTGAATAAGAATGACATTCGAAAGAAAGTCAGGCGTCTGATGGGAAAGTCCCACATTGGCCTGACCCACAGCCAGGAGATCAATGACATCCTCGACCGTCTGGCCAACTTG AGTGGCCGTGAACTTCCCATCAGGCCAAGTGGTAGCCGTCACATCAAAAAGCAGACTTttgtggtgcatgctgggactgATACCACAGGAGACATATTCTTTATGGAG GTGTGTGATGACTGCATCGTCCTGCGCAGCAACATTGGCACAGTATACGAGCGCTGGTGGTACGAGAAGCTCATCAACATGACTTACTGTCCTAAGACCAAGGTGCTGTGCTTGTGGAGGCGCAACGGCCAGGAGACACAGCTCAACAAGTTCTACACCAAGAAG TGTCGAGAACTGTATTACTGTGTGAAGGACAGTATGGAGAGGGCTGCAGCACGCCAGCAGAGTATTAAACCAG GGCCAGAGCTAGGGGGGGAGTTCCCTGTACAGGACATGAAGAGCGGAGAGGGCGGCCTGCTGCAGGTCACACTAGAAGGCATCAATCTCAAATTCATGCACAGCCAG GAGCGGAAG GTTTTCATAGAGCTGAATCACATTAAAAAGTGCAATACTGTGAAGGGGGTCTTTGTCCTGGAGGAATTTG